The Roseibium sp. Sym1 nucleotide sequence ACCTATGGAAAAATGGAAGCTGAAGCGTGTTCGCCAATGTGAAAAATGTCCCTGGAAGATCTCGACGGATCCACGGACGATCCCGGACGGATACTCTGAAGAGCTCCACGAAAGCCTACGCCAAACGATCGCTGAACCAGGAAGTGTTCGAGGCACTGGCCACGCATTTGCGTGTCATGAATCACCGCCCGGTGAGGAGGCACACTGTGTTGGTTGGCTGATGAACCAGATCGGTCCTGGGAACAACATCGCTTTGCGTCTTCAGATGTTGTCCTGCGAAAACATTGGTGCAGTGGTCCTGGATGGGCCGCAGCATCGGTGCTTCGAAGACACGCTTCCTTACTGAAACAAGATTCGCAGCTGTAGCTCAACCGGTAGAGCCGTCCGCTCATAACGGATTGGTTGCGGGTTCGAGCCCCGCCGGCTGCACCATCAAATGGGAGATAAATCTTGAGCTTGAGCATGAAGATTTTCGAGTTGATGCGGGTGATTTACCATCTGCCCACTGGACCCCCGATTGAGTTTGCCGTGGCCATCGGACACCAGCCGATGGTTGCGAGATGCGAGGCTGTGTTGGTTTCTCGACCGCCGCGAGGTCTGGCCGTGGTATGGGGATGACTGCACAATCATATAGTAGAAAGACCCGGGGCATCGCATCGCCCCGGGCAACGTGAGGTGAGATATGTCTTTTGCGGCGCGTAGCGCGCTCGTTTTGAACGCTGATTTCCGGCCGCTAAGTTCGTTTCCTCTTTCCACCTGGAACTGGAAGGACGCGGTGCGATCAGTCCTTTTGGACAAGGTCATCGTTGTCGCGGAATATGACGAAGTGGTTCGTTCCCCGTCATGCTCGGTGCCGTTGCCGTCCGTGATTGCTCTGAAGCACTACCAACACCAGGTCGAGCACGTCACTTTCAGCAAGCTCAACATCTTTCTCAGAGACCGCTTCAGGTGTCAGTATTGCGATACGAAATTCCCTTCGACCGAACTGACGTTCGATCACGTCCTACCGCGGAGCCGCGGCGGGACGACATGTTGGGAAAACATCGTTGCTGCCTGTGAACCATGTAATACCCGAAAGGGTTCCGGAATGGACATGGTCCCCATTCGTCGGCCGTTCAAGCCGAAGCCCTGGCAGTTAGCGGCGGCGCAGGTCAGTCACCCAACGACCGAACTGCACGAGAGCTGGCTCGACTTCATTTACTGGGACAGCGAGCTCGCACAACAGTAACCCGGCCGGCGGCGGCCGGCCGGGTTTGGTCTCGTAGCTCAGCAGGATAGAGCACGGTGTTCCGAGCGCCGGGGTCCCCGGTTCGAGTCCGGGCGAGATCACCAAATTGGAAGTGTGGCCGAGTGGTTTAAGGCACTGGTCTTGAAAACCAGCGAACCATTGTGTTCCGTGGGTTCGAATCCCACCGCTTCCGCCATTTTCGCCCTGACCACGGATGTACTGGCAGGGTGTTGGCCGCGATC carries:
- a CDS encoding DUF6283 family protein yields the protein MEKWKLKRVRQCEKCPWKISTDPRTIPDGYSEELHESLRQTIAEPGSVRGTGHAFACHESPPGEEAHCVGWLMNQIGPGNNIALRLQMLSCENIGAVVLDGPQHRCFEDTLPY
- a CDS encoding HNH endonuclease translates to MSFAARSALVLNADFRPLSSFPLSTWNWKDAVRSVLLDKVIVVAEYDEVVRSPSCSVPLPSVIALKHYQHQVEHVTFSKLNIFLRDRFRCQYCDTKFPSTELTFDHVLPRSRGGTTCWENIVAACEPCNTRKGSGMDMVPIRRPFKPKPWQLAAAQVSHPTTELHESWLDFIYWDSELAQQ